The sequence GCCCCATCCGCCGGAGGGTCTCGCCGAGCTCGCGCTGGACCAGGATCTCGCCGGTCCGGTACGCGCGCCCGTCCTTCAGATAGAGCGCGGTGGACGTCGGCCAGCGGCGGTACTTGTCGGCGTTCGTCCCCATCTGGTAGGCGGAGAAGATCGAGACCGGGAAACCGCGCTCGGCGTGCTCGGTGGCCGCCGTCGCCACCTCGGCGAAGGACATCGTCCCCCAGCGCTCGAGCGCTGTGAGCCAGGCGCCCGGCGCCGCCGGCACCACGGTGCGCGCGAGGCCCGGAGGGATCTGGCCCTTGTGGTTGTCGCGGAAGTACGCGGCGCTCGAGGCGCGCGGATACGGGCCGACGCCCGAGACCTGCCACGTCTCCCCCGTGCGCGCCACGTGGACGAGGATCGGCGCGACGCCCGCGACGCTCACCATGTCGCAGTGGACGACGCCGAGCGTGAGCCCCGCGGCGACGCCCGCGTCGATCGCGTTGCCGCCCGCCGCCAGCACCCGGGCCGCGGCCTCGGAGGCGAGCGCGTGGCCCGCCGCGACGGCCCAGCGCGTGCCGATCGCCTGCACGGTGGCCGTCGGCGAATGGGCGGGCGCCTTCTGCTGCGAGGAGACGGAGTCGAGGCTCATGAGGCGCCTATCTTACCATCCTGCCCCCGCTCGCTTCCGGGCTGTAAGACCCGGCGCACCTCCGCGTTCTATCCGGAGTTACCCGAGGAGTTCCGGAAACGCGAACCGACGAAAGGGGTGAGGGAGATGGCGCTCGAGCTCATGTGGGCATTCCTCTTCGTGTGAGCCGAATTCGGGGGGTGTCGGCGGCGAATCGGGGCGAGGGGGCCGTCCCCTCGCCCTGACCCGTCACCGCTTGCGACGGGTCGCCCGCGACTTGGCCCGGGTTTTTCGCGCGCCCTTCGGTGCCTGCTGAACCGGCTTGAACTTCAGCGGACCCATGTTGTTCCAGCGCAAGTCGATGTAGTTGTCGCCCACACGGACTTCGTCGGGCGGACCTTTCGTCACGGCCGAGTAGGCTCGGATCAGAGTGATCGTCTTCTTTCCCATCTCCCGCCTCAGGAATCTTCCTCGCTTTGTACCACGGTGAACGGTCGGCTGCCAAGCAGATGACCATCCACGACGAGTTGCAGTTCGTAGAGTCCGGGTCGCTCGACATGCACGGCGCCAAGTCTGAAGCCGAGCTCACTGACCGCGTCCCGCGAGAGCAGGGTCACGTCGAGTCGTGCAATTTCCCTCGTCACCGCGAGGTCGTGCAAGCGTAAGAGATCGAAACGCAGTCGATGCCTCGAATTCGATACAGGGCGCGGGCGTGCTACGCTTCAACCATGCCCGCGCCGCTCATCGGCGTCTCGACCTCGGTCACCGTGAACAAAGCGCCCGAGCGCGCATACGTGAACACGGCGTACCTGAGCGCGGTCCAGCAAGCGGGCGGGGTCCCCGTGCTCCTCGCGCCAGGCCTCGACGCGTCCGCGCTCCGGACCCTGTGGGAGCGGCTCGACGGTCTCGTCCTCACCGGCGGCGGCGACATCGACCCGGCGCGCTTCGGCGAGCCGCGGCACCCCACGACCGATGACGTCTCGGAGTCGCGCGACGCTCTCGAGCTCGGCCT comes from Candidatus Methylomirabilota bacterium and encodes:
- a CDS encoding gamma-glutamyltransferase; the encoded protein is MSLDSVSSQQKAPAHSPTATVQAIGTRWAVAAGHALASEAAARVLAAGGNAIDAGVAAGLTLGVVHCDMVSVAGVAPILVHVARTGETWQVSGVGPYPRASSAAYFRDNHKGQIPPGLARTVVPAAPGAWLTALERWGTMSFAEVATAATEHAERGFPVSIFSAYQMGTNADKYRRWPTSTALYLKDGRAYRTGEILVQRELGETLRRMGRAEAKAGGNREAGIRAARDEFYRGETAKRIAEFHRVEGGPLAYEDLAEWSVEVAPAFRTAFGRYEIAACGFWCQGPSLLQMFNMLDGVDLKSLGHNSPAYLHRLVETVKLAFADRDAYYGDPNFVKVPADRLLSKAYAAARRELVRERAWREMPPAG